caTCTCCTCATCGAGACTTCTATAGACACTtcaaaagcagacattttgacttattagttttattatttacacctgtgcttttcctgctttgaaAGTCctttgtctgctgtgaaaaggatATTTTGCTCCCTACTgatgttttcctcttcttcctctctcctcagtctGTCAGTTGGCTCAGTGTGGGTGAATTCCCACTCCGTGTCTGAcccctgtctgcctgtctctggTCACAAAGACAGCGGCACCTGCACTGACGGAGGACAGGAGGTATTCAGTTATATTTTTGACTTTGTCCCGACTCCTTTCACTACACTACTTACACACCAGCCAGGGCAGGAATCAAACATAAACTCTTCCTATCCTCTCTCTGCCAGGGTCTGTACCAGTTTCTACGCccgtcctcttcttcctcccctcctcttcctcgctccTCCCCCGTCTCTATGGATTACTCAAAGTTTGGAACAGCAGCATCCCCAGCTATCATTCCTGATGACTCAGACCCTGCCAGGTGGGTTTATAATGctctttttcttactttgtCTAGTTTATAAAGTATCACAAGGCATTCTAGCTGCATTAAAATgcacattattattaaattgcaAGTATATGGGCTGTAccacatgtcatttttttattatttattcaaagccTCTATTTAAGTTTTGGAATTAAACTTTGTTGTCAAATTTTAAGCAGCATTaccctaaaaaaacaataataaatcctcaattttaataaataatatcatcCGATTGAATGATTtagtcactttttaaataaaatttctTGTTTAATGAATATTACTCAAAATTGTGTGCCTCCCTTTATGTGCGGCAAGTGGGAAAGCAAACGTGTTTTTTTACCACAgggaaaatattgttttcaaaagGCTAAATGCCAACAAGGATAAGGCAGAAAATTTGTTGCATAAAAACTTTTGGACTACAGTGCTCTGGAATCTTATtctacaaaaataataataataatattgtagcCAAATCTTTATCCAACTGTGCAAAAATACTGGGTTAAAGCAGAATGaagaaagtaaataatttaaatgacagCATACATTAATACATGCAGGATTAATACATATCTGTCCACATGCATCACTCAATCtctcactcttcctctctcctctcccatcaGTGCTCCAAAGGTCTACCTGCAGTTTGTCGGCGGTAAGCCTTGCAAGTCAGTGTCTGGCTGCAGTGTGGCTGTGCAGTCACCAGTGGGCGGTGGTGTGTTAGCCTACTGTCAAGATGGAGGCAGGAAAGATGTCCGTAATGCCGTGGAGGCTGCTGTCAAAGTCCAGCCTGGGTGAGAGCTTTACCACACAAAGATATATGGTGATGCTATGTGTACCTGCCATCCCACCCTCTCCATCCCCTATTAGCAGAGAAAGTGTAGGGGCAGAGGGGTTGTTTAGTTGAATATGTTAGTCTAGTCTGCATGACTCATTGATCCTTTATCTCACTGAGATTTGATTTAGAATCTATGGCTCTGAAATCTGCCTCCATCGGGCGCAGCTCTACTGCTCCGGCTGTGACACGGGCGGGGGTTAAAAATTAACAAATGTCCTACTGCAAGATGTTGAATTTTCAAAGTCACAAACACAAGCGgacacattttctctctatttGGATATACCTAGGCAATATAAGCCGTtgcaacaaataataatattaaagtgaGTAATGAGAAATAACTCAAAAGCAACAAGTCAACAACATTTGCACAccacactaaaaaaaaactgaacaaattaTTCAACCAGGCCCAGGGTGAAACTCCCTCCTTTTCCTAgttaatgtaaaacatatttttcaggCTAGACAGGTTGTTTTGCCCCAAATAAAACTTTGCTCAAAAGCACACATGTAAGTACAATCCAGATAGGCAGCAAGTATTTCACAATCCAgtaggctgtgtgtgtttatcaccAGTCAAAGTCCAACTTGGGAAATTTAATGAGTCATACGCAGAATATAAACAAAGCACATGAGCATCAACAGAGTTTGATTATGCTGGAATCCTATAAACTTACATTGCTTCATGTCAGTACCCATTAACCATTAAAAGTACAGTATTAGATCTGTGTATGTGTCAGCAGGACAGTATTTAAACATCATTCCTAGTTTATATATCTtaaccaaaataattaaatgtcgGAGACACAGAAACGTCAGTGTTGGCGCCAAGGCCTCTTCATAATAATCTTGTGTGTTTAAACGTCCTTTCCTCTCCCCTAGCTGGATGAAAAAGAGTCCCTCTGCACGCGCTCAGTCTCTCTACTCTCTGGCCAAGGGCTTGGAGGCAAAGAGGCGGGACGTAGCTGCATCAATCAATGTTCAGACCGGCCTCTCGATGGACGAGGCCGATAAGGAGGTGGAGCTCAGCATCGCCAGGCTGAGTGATTGGGCGGCTTACTGCGATAAAATCCAAGGAGGAATTCCGGTGAGGATTTTTTGTAATATACAAAGATTTCTCGAGTAGTATTTTCTGACTGCATTATtaataaactgcatttaaatCTTGTTGTGTCTCTCTCCTTCAGCCTCTGCCACAGTCTGGctctgctctctccctccctgaaGCCCTGGGAGTCGTGGGGATCGTCCTCCCCGACGAGAGTCCCCTCCTCTCTATGGTGACACTTCTCGGGGCAGCCATCGGCAATGGCAACGCTGTCATCATGGTCCCCAGTCAGAAGTACCCACTACCAGCCTTGGCATTCATTCAGGCAAGTGATAAGATGCGGCAAGTTGGTAAAGACAAAAGTTAGAaaatgcttcacaataaaagcctttacCACAAAATATCAAATGTGCACCAAACACAGGAGCAATGCAAATTAACAAAAGTAACACTAgaaacaagtacaagtacaaagCATCAGTTCAAAAGATGAGGGACTATAAGCGAGTGTAActtgagatgtttttaaaaaaggtaaggTGAATGATGATGATCTAATAGTGAGAGAGAATTATTGGGAAAACACCTTAAATGATCGGTCTGGGAACATTCATTTTACACACATGTCTGTACCAATCTCCATTTCTTTACATTCAAGtcttctattgaggttttccaatgaagctttgaatgtctgtaGTCAAACTTTATGACATGATAACCCTAACAACAACGACAAAGAAATCCTGAAACAAAATCCTcaacttcaaaatgtattttatcggAATAAATGATTtagttgttttgtattaaatcaatttatttaatgaatacaACTCTTCAAGCTGCCTCCCTTTTGTGTGCAGCCAGCAggagagcaaactgttttttgacTGCAGTGATAATGTTGGTTTCTGAAGGCTGTACGCCAACAAATacggattgaagcagaatatatCCTAAAGTAGAAACATGTCGTGAATTTCCgcaatgaatacatttatcctttttaaataaaattagaCTTTTGGACTTTGCTCTGGAGTTATTGGAGAAGTTTTGATCACATAGGTCGGAAACCAGCATAGCCACCACTAGAATCAAATTTTACAAATTGTATAATACCATTCACTTTCGAGGCTATTTGTAACTGGTAGCGACAACGTTATCTTCATTTCACCTGCCTCTCCTCGGCTGCAATCTGCTTTTTCTTCTGCAACTGTGCTAAATACCTGGTCGACAGAATTCAATTTGGGAATTCAAACGACGACGtgatgaatgaagctttgaactaGTCGGTACAGCCCTATCTCAAACCGACAACATCAGTAATCGCCACTGAGAAATCATATGTTCGCCTGTATATTTGTCTGTAAACACtgattttcctcctcctcaggtgcTCCAGTCTTCAGACCTGCCAGCAGGATTGGTAAGCATCATTACAGGAAGTAGAGACCAGCTGACCGTGGCTCTGGCTAATCACAGCGTCATCAAGGCCATCTGGTACTGGGGCAGTGCTGAGGTGAGCACTAAacaccaacacatacacaccagtGTTCAAATTTCAATTCGGGGAAAAGAGGTGTGGGGTTTCCATTAAGTCTTCACTTGGAAATGAACAACAGCCTGACCGCATACTATCATATTCACCCCTGCTCTCTGCTTTCCTGCCGTAGGGCTGTCAGTACCTCCAGTACACCTGCACCAGTCCTCTGAAGACCCTGCTCCTGTCCTGCCCaaaggaggatggagggaaagaCTGGACCCAGTCTCATCCATCACTCCTGGAGGAGATGTGGAGAAATGCCGTCCAGTGGAAGAGTGTCTGGATTCCAACAGCATAAAAAGCCAAGAGGGAGGGATTTCATTCAGTTAAATTTTGACCTGTGGGGTGTAGATTTAAGAGGAAGGATCAAAAATGAACTGTGACCATGAAAATATCAAGATGTCAGTGAAATCAACAGTGACCAAACAACAATTACCCCCCCATAATTGAAGCCCACACATCACATACGCAGTTTTCAATGATATCAATTGTAGACAATGTTTCCTTGATTTCAGACAGAGGTAGACAAAAGATTTGTTCTAAGTGAAGTTGTGTAACCTGAAGAAATGTGGCACCAAGCAGCCAGCTCACTTAAAACAGTCAACctcatcaacaaaaacaaagaaaaagaagtgaacACACATCTTATAATCATGGAAATGTTATGACCAAGGAACTGTTAATATCATAATACACAGTACAGCCATACACGCCTCAGGTATTTTCAATAGCTTGCAGTTTCAGCAGCCCCAAGAACTTATGAAATACTTTATAATTGAACATGCAATGTTAAAATGAAGTTATGAGTAAATATGAAACTCTGTCCTGTTATCTGTTGaaatggatttaaacaaaatgcaACTAATTGTTAAGTTtctttcaaaaaggatcaaaatgCTACTTAAAATCAGATCAGCATCAGAGACAGGTCTGACAACTGGTATTTATTAAGCAGGTAggtagtgagtgagtgagcagaACAGGACcttaaaaggttaaatatattaacatattaaaatattttacacagatTCTTCTAGCTCGTCGGatcaatacattgtttttttttgtgttttaacaggcTTTATTGatagtaaaaaacatttctgacataAGTTCAggtgaattattattttctgagtTCCTTAATTCTTCTTTCATCTGTGAAACAGGTGAAAAAGTTTTGGCAAGTgatttttgttcaaataattTGTCCATGCAACACAAGGCTCCTATGTTGAGTGTTTGCAAGTTTTGTAACATTACTCTCTTGTCTTTTGgctagaaatgtattttaaaagtcgctaatttgcctttaaaaacatgaatgcatttaGTCTTATTTAAAACATGGGTTAGTGGTAATGATcctgacacaaaacaaaatcttCTGCCAAAACTTGTTCACCTTTTTTGACAGATGgtggaaataaaagaaacttAGAAGGTTGTCCTggcaaaatcttttttttcacctgtttttcAGTCATAAACACAGGATAAGTGACAAAGTATCAGAGGTACAATAGCAGTtcactaaaatataaatatctcaGTTGTAGTAAAAGTTTTTTTACTACAAATCCCGCCTAGAACCTGAAACCTCATCTGCCTTAGAATTCTTTCAATGACTGAGCAAAAAACGATCAATCTTGTATCAACGCAGtctaaatatgcaaatgtactGTACTGCATATCTTTATCACAGCACAAGAATACTGTAACATTTTCCCCATGAAAACACACTTGATGCAAACATTCCCAGTTAAATCTTGTTTGTTCCCATGTCCAAGTTCacactgaaatgtgtgtgtgtgtgtttccagaaaATTACTCTGTGGTTTCTCACTGTATAAAAGCCATAATTACAAAATctatattaaatcatttctCAATTTTGGaatttatactttatttttgttttgtttttccagtgtAGTACACAGCATTATGGATGGCTACGCCGGCCTGTTGGTCAGGTGATTGATGCTCATTAAGGAAGTACATCTATGAGATCCCAAACACAAAGAAGCCTAACTTGCTATTGAGTTCAATGTCCATCTACAAGAGATGTTGACTGGTCAACTCCAGTGGACACACTTTGTTTAAATCAGCAACATCATCATTTCAGTAAAACCCTGTGTTGTTTCAggttcctttatttatttttttactttctggtTCCTTTTTATTCTCTCAAACTGGTTCCAGCCAGCAGAGCCCTGAGGTAAAGTTGCCGTCAGACACTCCCTTTGGTCACAAGACTCTTCCCTTGAGACTGGAACACTGAGTCACAACAGTGACACAGCACAAACCTCAGTTTGACCTGACACCGCTTTTGTGCAGTCAAGGCCGACTAATCGTGCTACGTGACGCAGCAGGAAATAAGCACGGGTGCTGTCTGAATTTGCTGAGTCACTTTTTTCCAAGTATGAGAGTGTGGGATATAAAGTGAGAACAACTACAGATATTGTGCTGTAATGGCAAGTTCTTATCTTTTCAAGTCCAGGTCAATTGCGCAACAGGTTATAGCACTTTTTATTACAGTGGATCTGATTTAATTAACCCCTGTCTTCCTGTTTATAGCCCATCTCCAAACATTTCTCTATGTTGTGTACATTATTTCAAAAAGCAACCTTGAGGTATGAGATATCTATGTTTTTGTCCCAGGAGTGgtccttttattaacattcaCAAGATTCCTTGCAGGTTGAAATCCTATACACAAGAGTGATGTTACTTCTGTGAAAAGTGTCCACCAGCAAAGAGCAGAGTCATCTACTTCTAAAGACAACCATCACATGAGTGTTTCTAGAAGTTACTAGAACAAAGCCCTCCTGAATAATACAATGTAAATGAAGATGGGATGAGGGCAAAGTAGTTGATTTGTTCCCGGAAATAAATGCATCTTCAGAGAGCATagcatttttcaaattaaagtgGGACTCTTTGCATCACGGCCATACCAACCACACTACATTTTAATCAAGATTAACACCTGTCTTAAAAGTAGTGCCACTTCCTCATAAAGGAAAGGAATGTGTTACGTGAGTAGCCagtcatgttaaaaaaaatatttatacatatagCTGGAATGTTGCAGTAATGTGACAAATGTGTTGAAAAGTGAATTTATGGCAACAAGCAATGCATTCTCAGGGTAATATCTGTAAAATTAAAGGTGTGTAGACACATTTCTTAGGAGAAATAAAAACGCTTAAAGGTGGAGTCGGCAACTCTGGTGAGAGATTGTCGATATTTTTGCTGACTTTACCTTTAAGTGTTTCTTTTAGAGATAGAGATTGCTAGCCCTCATGGCGCCCATACTTATTGTGAGCCCAATGAGATAATAGGCCTAAAGAATGCAACTACTCTGAGCACATGATTACACATTAGCCCTCTTTTTTACTGGCACTGCAAACATTCTAACTATAGTTTAGCTGAAACGTAACTACCACAATTTATTActagttgaaaaaaatatctgcaCTACAAGTTATCTTCCTCAGCAGAATTAAAATTGCAGTTTAAagattaaatgtaattgttgtgACCCTTAACGTCAACCTGGAGCTATACAAGTGGAAAACTATTGGCTCAAAGTGCTGTATCACTTTATTATAGCCTGGTAAGGGCAAAGATGATGTGGTCCTGTACTATTAACTAAAGCATGATATTCAAGTGTACATGAGGACAAACCTCAAcccaaaatgtgtgttttttaactccTTTTTCTTACCATGGTTTGCTTCAGAGGCTGATAAATAACAGCATGTTGACTATTTCAAAGTCAGTTCCATACAGTGAttgataaatcacattttaatttaacaccATCATCCAAACCAATCCTTTTTAGGGAGACTTAATGATACTCTCACATTAAACAAATATGAGCAAGCATAGAGGACAGTCTACTAGAGCTGACACATattctgtaaacacacataatTGGAGGAAACTCACACGGGGatgaaatgcaaatgtgtttgtttttttgtagaaagGTTACCTTTATCCAAAGTATCTAAAAGTTAGTTAGACATGTATTTTCTACACATGTGGGAATAACATGCCTGACAGCCTGTAGCAATTACgctctttgtttcattaaaaaaaatcacaaataatatGCAATTACAGCATTTTCTTGGCCCCTGTGTTACTTCAACAACGCTAAGACTTTTCAGCATTTCAGACTCTTCAGTGTCTTGCAACAGTGCTGTGGTATTGAGTAATGCAATAATAAAGATCCACCTCGGTTGAAAACACTTTATCAGCAGTTTTTagatgtcatgttttattacaaGAAAAGTTCAGCTGTACAGGGCCAAAGTTGACTACATTATTAACCAAGGTCTATAGATTGCCTTATGGGTAGTATTGGCCAACAATCGAGGGCTGAGTCAGTTTATAGAGAGAAGGCAAGAGCAGAACTCAGTATAGAATCTCTGTAAAaacttcataaaaatgtcacggTGACACAGAGAATTGGAGAATATTCTGCAGCGTTACCGACCATATGATGCTTGTCATTTGCAGTTTGAAGTAATTGCAATCACCTATTTTAGGACAGGTTGAACTAAATTTCTAATTCAATATGGCCTGAAGTATAGTAGTTAATACAATATCAGAAGACAATTTGTATGTAGGAGTATTCAGTTtttctatcattatttttcttttacagttttatatCTTTATGCTGTTTGTATAAAGGGGAAATGATGATCACAACCCATCTTTACACACATCATTTGCTCCCTCACTCTATTCTGTATTTGAGTTTTATAACTTGTTTTATAATGCATAGTTTTATAATGCATAGTTTTATAATGCATAGTTTTATAATGCATAGTTTTATAATGCATAGTTTTATAATGCAGTCCTTTCAGATAGCAAAAGTGCTTCGTCATTGCAGGTGTgaataaatcaatgaaatatCAAACCTGGATTTCCAGGAATGAGGAAGGGGGGGGAATGCAGCCCCCTCCCTCGTCTCGTTGCTTGGCTACTGTGCTTTctgagctctgtgattggctgaaatgCGTAGAGTGACGTATCGTCTGTCGGGTATAAATACACGGAGCGCCTCAACTGCCATTTCACACCAGGGAAGAAAGCAACAAGGAGTTCTTGCTTCAACAGTGTTTGAACGGAACTTCTGTCCTTCATCTCTCCTGCATTACGAGAACAACTTTCACTACTTCAACACTACCGATTAAAGTCGCcgtaaagctttattttttctacCGTTTTTTGctaagaaacaaagaaaaagccagCTAAAATGGAGTCTCAGGTCCGTCAGAACTACCACCGCGACTGCGAGGCCGCCGTCAACCGGATGGTCAACATGGAGCTGTTCGCCTCCTACACCTACACCTCCATGGTAGGAGAAacaacacttctttttttatttttaaatcttcgTTGTTGGTATCAATGTATGCTAATTATCTGCGCCTATTTTATGTGTTGATATAAAAAAGAACTATTGGCTATTAGagaaatttagaaaaaaaagctgttattgTTTCTATTTTGTTGTATAAGTAATGGAGTGTAGTGGCTTGATGTTTCTGTGTTCCTCACTTGTTTATCTCATGGTTGCCAGATGAGTGTTTTATCCCCCACCCACCACACGGAGTCAAACATGCTGAGTCATGCttatgctgcttttttttttttttccttccctcatCTTCAAAACTGTCTGTCCAAACCAACTAGACCTTCCAAAACCATGACTCATGTGCCTGACCACTACTTGGCTGCATAACTACTGTTtgtcacaactttttttttttttttttttttttaaatgctgggtgacattacattacattacattacagtcatttagcagacgcttttatccaaagcgacttacaggaagtgtattcaacataggtattcaagagaactactagtcaccagaagtcataagtgcatctcctttcttaaacaagcatcttaaagcataagccagagcaaaagtatagtgcagaggcaagttactacgaaaacaataattgcaacagactaatccgaatataataagtgctacaaactactacgaataggataagtgacGTCTGCTAATAAATGTTTCTAACCTCcgcccttcctctcctcttgtcccTTTGCAGGCCTTTTACTTCTCCCGTGACGATGTGGCCCTCAAGGGCTTCTCGCATTTCTTCAAGGAGAACAGCGACGAGGAGAGGGAGCACGCCGAGAAGCTGCTGACCTTCCAGAACAACAGGGGAGGACGCATCTTCCTCCAGGACCTGAAGGTCGGTACAGACTGGACGACTGGTCCATGTTGTGACTGGTCTTGCTGCACCCTGTCTGTCTAGGACAAATGCACTGGGATTACATACTGTAGTGTGATACTCATCCCTCTACATTGCCATATGTTCTTGGATTGTGTAAGAACTGTACTTATTGCAAATGATTGGTTCTATTATGTCCAGTAACTATTCTAGATTAGTATTTAAGAGACAGAGGCTGGTATGCAGCAGTATTACTTGTGTAAAAGCTGTTGATCCTTATCACTGACCGTTCAGTCTGCTATAATTGAATGTTTTTCCTCCGTAGAAACCAGACCGTGATGAGTGGGGAAGCGGGCTGGAGGCCATGCAGTGTGCCCTGCAGCTGGAGAAGAACGTCAACCAGGCCCTGCTGGACCTGCACAAGCTGGCTTCTGATCACACAGACCCTCATGTAAGTATGAATCAGTTCTGAGAGGTCTGCGAAAGAGGGTTCTGGCCAAACCACAAGCCTGTGTGCTCTAGGATACTTTTGGTACGGGTATTAAACTCATTCTCATCCTGTTCCTCAGATGTGCGACTTCCTGGAGACCCATTACCTGAACGAGCAGGTGGAGGCCATCAAGAAGCTGGGCGACCACATCTCCAACCTCTCCCGCATGGATGCCAACACAAACAAGATGGCGGAGTACCTGTTCGACAAGCACACCCTGGGGGGACAGAGCTAAATATGCAAAGCTGCAGGGTTGAGCCTTGAGTGAAAAGGTGGCAGACACACTCAGGCTTTAAACACACCCTTCTGCTCCAGTTAGCGTAACTTTAAAATCTAATCTGCTTAATCTATAGAGTTGACGGGTTCTGGTGGTGTCactgtttttgaaatgttgtgGAAGGATGGATATTTAGAAGGTGGTGACTTTGCCCTCATTACCTATAAACCTCCCCTTGTGTGACATTTTTATCTACTGTGACTGCATGTTTCTGATCTGTTAATCTGAATAAACATTCTGAGCTGGACTCTGTTGTCTGATCTGCATCTGTTACACCCCCTTTTCATATTGACTTAAAAGTTGTAATATGTACACTATCATTTATCAAACCAGCATGCTAGTAAAGTAGTCAGGTAACTCTTAACTGGGGCTAATCTGTAACATTCCCTAATGTGAATTCAAAACCTTTCACTACATAACGATTTTTAAATCCTCAATAATTTAAGAGTTTAATTATAGGTTTTTACTAGCCTGCATTGTTGCGCTGAATACAAATGTACACAGATTATATCCAATTTTGGTGTTATAGGCAAGGGCTGCTTCAAAATCtgggatttttaaaaaaaagttttatttcaaaccaaaactttcaagtcatagtatagtatgcgggggaaaaaagtcacaatatagtatttcacaaaaagcctaaagtcagtgtagtatgtcgggaaaaagtaattgtaatactatgacattttttcttactATGTTACACactatataattactttttttctctttttaatccatgctttttttttaacctttgcaGCACACTATACAATGATTATATAGTATGCtgcaaaggttaaaaaaaaaaaagaaatatatgtcttaaaaggtcatggtatagcatgtcgaaataagtaaCAGTATAGTAggtcaaaaaaaagtataaaaattgtcatagtatagcatggataaaaagagaaaaaaagtaattatatagtGTAacgaataagtcatagtatagtatgtcggaaaaagtcatagtatagtatgttggaaaataaagaaatggtatagtatgtccaaaaaatgtaattgtatagtTTGATCACTTTCACATAGTTTCATGAAAAAAGCCagtgtccaaaaaaagtcatattatatagtatgttgataaaaagaacatagtatggtatgtctaaaaaagtaatagtatag
This genomic window from Anoplopoma fimbria isolate UVic2021 breed Golden Eagle Sablefish chromosome 11, Afim_UVic_2022, whole genome shotgun sequence contains:
- the fthl27 gene encoding ferritin, heavy polypeptide-like 27; the protein is MESQVRQNYHRDCEAAVNRMVNMELFASYTYTSMAFYFSRDDVALKGFSHFFKENSDEEREHAEKLLTFQNNRGGRIFLQDLKKPDRDEWGSGLEAMQCALQLEKNVNQALLDLHKLASDHTDPHMCDFLETHYLNEQVEAIKKLGDHISNLSRMDANTNKMAEYLFDKHTLGGQS